In one window of Macadamia integrifolia cultivar HAES 741 chromosome 2, SCU_Mint_v3, whole genome shotgun sequence DNA:
- the LOC122087752 gene encoding 4-coumarate--CoA ligase-like 9 isoform X3 has product MDTSIDPRSGFCSKTKTYKSLRPPVPLLPETLPLSAAAHSLLLLRSNPSPLETTTILIDVDTGNRLSAAQFLRHVESLAASLQSNLNLSKEDAAFILLPPSIEVPILYFSLLSLGVVISPANPINTKSEISHQIQLCNPSVAFATTMTAGKLPSSDSLRRGIVLLDSPAFQSMMTTSSTGRLDLTRVRVSQSDPAAILYSSGTTGRVKGAILTHRNLIALIAGYYDRKPKPEEENPPPPEVSLMNLPLFHVFGFFMCLRAVALGETVVLMKRFDFEVMLKAIETYKVTYMPVSPPLVVAMAKSDLVAKYDLSSLRLLGCGGAPLGKEVAERFVARFPNVEIVQGYGLTETTGTAARSMGPDEAKQYGSVGHLAENVEAKIVDPKTGEAMPPGHQGELWLRGPIIMRVVPFAACNTALATSTLRL; this is encoded by the exons ATGGATACTTCCATTGATCCAAGGAGCGGTTTCTGCTCAAAAACAAAGACCTACAAAAGCCTCCGGCCACCGGTTCCACTCCTACCAGAGACCCTCCCTCTCTCCGCCGCGGCTCACTCCCTCTTGCTTCTCCGCAGCAATCCCTCGCCACTGGAAACTACTACTATCCTCATCGATGTCGACACCGGAAACCGCCTCTCCGCCGCCCAGTTCCTCCGTCACGTCGAATCCCTCGCTGCCTCTCTCCAATCCAATCTCAACCTTTCCAAGGAAGATGCCGCCTTTATCCTCTTGCCCCCATCAATCGAAGTCCCtatcctctatttctctctcctctcccttggCGTGGTCATATCTCCCGCCAATCCAATAAATACCAAATCCGAGATTTCCCACCAAATCCAGCTTTGCAACCCTTCCGTCGCCTTCGCCACCACGATGACCGCCGGAAAACTCCCTTCCAGTGACTCTCTCCGCCGAGGCATTGTTCTCCTAGATTCCCCAGCTTTCCAATCCATGATGACGACATCCTCGACCGGCCGGCTCGACCTGACAAGGGTTCGGGTCAGCCAGTCTGACCCAGCGGCGATTCTCTACTCGTCCGGTACCACCGGGCGAGTCAAGGGAGCGATCCTGACTCACCGGAATCTGATTGCTTTGATCGCTGGCTACTATGATAGGAAACCAAAGCCAGAGGAGGAGAATCCGCCACCGCCGGAGGTGTCTCTGATGAATCTGCCGTTGTTTCATGTGTTTGGGTTTTTTATGTGTTTGAGGGCAGTGGCATTGGGGGAGACAGTGGTGTTGATGaaacggtttgattttgaaGTGATGTTGAAGGCGATTGAAACGTATAAGGTAACATATATGCCGGTGTCGCCGCCGCTTGTTGTGGCGATGGCAAAGTCGGATTTAGTAGCGAAGTATGATTTGAGTTCGCTGAGGCTGTTGGGGTGCGGTGGAGCCCCGCTCGGGAAGGAGGTTGCCGAGAGGTTCGTTGCTCGGTTTCCCAATGTGGAGATTGTACAG GGTTATGGCTTGACTGAGACAACAGGAACTGCTGCAAGATCGATGGGGCCTGATGAGGCCAAGCAATATGGGTCTGTTGGCCACCTAGCTGAGAATGTGGAAGCCAAGATAGTTGATCCCAAAACTGGAGAGGCTATGCCTCCAGGCCACCAGGGGGAGCTGTGGTTGCGAGGACCAATCATCATGAGAG TTGTCCCTTTTGCAGCTTGCAACACTGCCCTTGCAACCTCAACCTTGAGGCTTTGA
- the LOC122087752 gene encoding 4-coumarate--CoA ligase-like 9 isoform X2: MDTSIDPRSGFCSKTKTYKSLRPPVPLLPETLPLSAAAHSLLLLRSNPSPLETTTILIDVDTGNRLSAAQFLRHVESLAASLQSNLNLSKEDAAFILLPPSIEVPILYFSLLSLGVVISPANPINTKSEISHQIQLCNPSVAFATTMTAGKLPSSDSLRRGIVLLDSPAFQSMMTTSSTGRLDLTRVRVSQSDPAAILYSSGTTGRVKGAILTHRNLIALIAGYYDRKPKPEEENPPPPEVSLMNLPLFHVFGFFMCLRAVALGETVVLMKRFDFEVMLKAIETYKVTYMPVSPPLVVAMAKSDLVAKYDLSSLRLLGCGGAPLGKEVAERFVARFPNVEIVQGYGLTETTGTAARSMGPDEAKQYGSVGHLAENVEAKIVDPKTGEAMPPGHQGELWLRGPIIMRGTLFNLVMLKMTRQLLIPWNQMVG; this comes from the exons ATGGATACTTCCATTGATCCAAGGAGCGGTTTCTGCTCAAAAACAAAGACCTACAAAAGCCTCCGGCCACCGGTTCCACTCCTACCAGAGACCCTCCCTCTCTCCGCCGCGGCTCACTCCCTCTTGCTTCTCCGCAGCAATCCCTCGCCACTGGAAACTACTACTATCCTCATCGATGTCGACACCGGAAACCGCCTCTCCGCCGCCCAGTTCCTCCGTCACGTCGAATCCCTCGCTGCCTCTCTCCAATCCAATCTCAACCTTTCCAAGGAAGATGCCGCCTTTATCCTCTTGCCCCCATCAATCGAAGTCCCtatcctctatttctctctcctctcccttggCGTGGTCATATCTCCCGCCAATCCAATAAATACCAAATCCGAGATTTCCCACCAAATCCAGCTTTGCAACCCTTCCGTCGCCTTCGCCACCACGATGACCGCCGGAAAACTCCCTTCCAGTGACTCTCTCCGCCGAGGCATTGTTCTCCTAGATTCCCCAGCTTTCCAATCCATGATGACGACATCCTCGACCGGCCGGCTCGACCTGACAAGGGTTCGGGTCAGCCAGTCTGACCCAGCGGCGATTCTCTACTCGTCCGGTACCACCGGGCGAGTCAAGGGAGCGATCCTGACTCACCGGAATCTGATTGCTTTGATCGCTGGCTACTATGATAGGAAACCAAAGCCAGAGGAGGAGAATCCGCCACCGCCGGAGGTGTCTCTGATGAATCTGCCGTTGTTTCATGTGTTTGGGTTTTTTATGTGTTTGAGGGCAGTGGCATTGGGGGAGACAGTGGTGTTGATGaaacggtttgattttgaaGTGATGTTGAAGGCGATTGAAACGTATAAGGTAACATATATGCCGGTGTCGCCGCCGCTTGTTGTGGCGATGGCAAAGTCGGATTTAGTAGCGAAGTATGATTTGAGTTCGCTGAGGCTGTTGGGGTGCGGTGGAGCCCCGCTCGGGAAGGAGGTTGCCGAGAGGTTCGTTGCTCGGTTTCCCAATGTGGAGATTGTACAG GGTTATGGCTTGACTGAGACAACAGGAACTGCTGCAAGATCGATGGGGCCTGATGAGGCCAAGCAATATGGGTCTGTTGGCCACCTAGCTGAGAATGTGGAAGCCAAGATAGTTGATCCCAAAACTGGAGAGGCTATGCCTCCAGGCCACCAGGGGGAGCTGTGGTTGCGAGGACCAATCATCATGAGAGGTACATTATTTAATCTT
- the LOC122087752 gene encoding 4-coumarate--CoA ligase-like 9 isoform X4, translating to MDTSIDPRSGFCSKTKTYKSLRPPVPLLPETLPLSAAAHSLLLLRSNPSPLETTTILIDVDTGNRLSAAQFLRHVESLAASLQSNLNLSKEDAAFILLPPSIEVPILYFSLLSLGVVISPANPINTKSEISHQIQLCNPSVAFATTMTAGKLPSSDSLRRGIVLLDSPAFQSMMTTSSTGRLDLTRVRVSQSDPAAILYSSGTTGRVKGAILTHRNLIALIAGYYDRKPKPEEENPPPPEVSLMNLPLFHVFGFFMCLRAVALGETVVLMKRFDFEVMLKAIETYKVTYMPVSPPLVVAMAKSDLVAKYDLSSLRLLGCGGAPLGKEVAERFVARFPNVEIVQGYGLTETTGTAARSMGPDEAKQYGSVGHLAENVEAKIVDPKTGEAMPPGHQGELWLRGPIIMRGTRMKKQGRFPWLL from the exons ATGGATACTTCCATTGATCCAAGGAGCGGTTTCTGCTCAAAAACAAAGACCTACAAAAGCCTCCGGCCACCGGTTCCACTCCTACCAGAGACCCTCCCTCTCTCCGCCGCGGCTCACTCCCTCTTGCTTCTCCGCAGCAATCCCTCGCCACTGGAAACTACTACTATCCTCATCGATGTCGACACCGGAAACCGCCTCTCCGCCGCCCAGTTCCTCCGTCACGTCGAATCCCTCGCTGCCTCTCTCCAATCCAATCTCAACCTTTCCAAGGAAGATGCCGCCTTTATCCTCTTGCCCCCATCAATCGAAGTCCCtatcctctatttctctctcctctcccttggCGTGGTCATATCTCCCGCCAATCCAATAAATACCAAATCCGAGATTTCCCACCAAATCCAGCTTTGCAACCCTTCCGTCGCCTTCGCCACCACGATGACCGCCGGAAAACTCCCTTCCAGTGACTCTCTCCGCCGAGGCATTGTTCTCCTAGATTCCCCAGCTTTCCAATCCATGATGACGACATCCTCGACCGGCCGGCTCGACCTGACAAGGGTTCGGGTCAGCCAGTCTGACCCAGCGGCGATTCTCTACTCGTCCGGTACCACCGGGCGAGTCAAGGGAGCGATCCTGACTCACCGGAATCTGATTGCTTTGATCGCTGGCTACTATGATAGGAAACCAAAGCCAGAGGAGGAGAATCCGCCACCGCCGGAGGTGTCTCTGATGAATCTGCCGTTGTTTCATGTGTTTGGGTTTTTTATGTGTTTGAGGGCAGTGGCATTGGGGGAGACAGTGGTGTTGATGaaacggtttgattttgaaGTGATGTTGAAGGCGATTGAAACGTATAAGGTAACATATATGCCGGTGTCGCCGCCGCTTGTTGTGGCGATGGCAAAGTCGGATTTAGTAGCGAAGTATGATTTGAGTTCGCTGAGGCTGTTGGGGTGCGGTGGAGCCCCGCTCGGGAAGGAGGTTGCCGAGAGGTTCGTTGCTCGGTTTCCCAATGTGGAGATTGTACAG GGTTATGGCTTGACTGAGACAACAGGAACTGCTGCAAGATCGATGGGGCCTGATGAGGCCAAGCAATATGGGTCTGTTGGCCACCTAGCTGAGAATGTGGAAGCCAAGATAGTTGATCCCAAAACTGGAGAGGCTATGCCTCCAGGCCACCAGGGGGAGCTGTGGTTGCGAGGACCAATCATCATGAGAG
- the LOC122087752 gene encoding 4-coumarate--CoA ligase-like 9 isoform X1, translating to MDTSIDPRSGFCSKTKTYKSLRPPVPLLPETLPLSAAAHSLLLLRSNPSPLETTTILIDVDTGNRLSAAQFLRHVESLAASLQSNLNLSKEDAAFILLPPSIEVPILYFSLLSLGVVISPANPINTKSEISHQIQLCNPSVAFATTMTAGKLPSSDSLRRGIVLLDSPAFQSMMTTSSTGRLDLTRVRVSQSDPAAILYSSGTTGRVKGAILTHRNLIALIAGYYDRKPKPEEENPPPPEVSLMNLPLFHVFGFFMCLRAVALGETVVLMKRFDFEVMLKAIETYKVTYMPVSPPLVVAMAKSDLVAKYDLSSLRLLGCGGAPLGKEVAERFVARFPNVEIVQGYGLTETTGTAARSMGPDEAKQYGSVGHLAENVEAKIVDPKTGEAMPPGHQGELWLRGPIIMRGYAKDDEATANTLEPDGWLKTGDLCYFDSDGFLYIVDRLKE from the exons ATGGATACTTCCATTGATCCAAGGAGCGGTTTCTGCTCAAAAACAAAGACCTACAAAAGCCTCCGGCCACCGGTTCCACTCCTACCAGAGACCCTCCCTCTCTCCGCCGCGGCTCACTCCCTCTTGCTTCTCCGCAGCAATCCCTCGCCACTGGAAACTACTACTATCCTCATCGATGTCGACACCGGAAACCGCCTCTCCGCCGCCCAGTTCCTCCGTCACGTCGAATCCCTCGCTGCCTCTCTCCAATCCAATCTCAACCTTTCCAAGGAAGATGCCGCCTTTATCCTCTTGCCCCCATCAATCGAAGTCCCtatcctctatttctctctcctctcccttggCGTGGTCATATCTCCCGCCAATCCAATAAATACCAAATCCGAGATTTCCCACCAAATCCAGCTTTGCAACCCTTCCGTCGCCTTCGCCACCACGATGACCGCCGGAAAACTCCCTTCCAGTGACTCTCTCCGCCGAGGCATTGTTCTCCTAGATTCCCCAGCTTTCCAATCCATGATGACGACATCCTCGACCGGCCGGCTCGACCTGACAAGGGTTCGGGTCAGCCAGTCTGACCCAGCGGCGATTCTCTACTCGTCCGGTACCACCGGGCGAGTCAAGGGAGCGATCCTGACTCACCGGAATCTGATTGCTTTGATCGCTGGCTACTATGATAGGAAACCAAAGCCAGAGGAGGAGAATCCGCCACCGCCGGAGGTGTCTCTGATGAATCTGCCGTTGTTTCATGTGTTTGGGTTTTTTATGTGTTTGAGGGCAGTGGCATTGGGGGAGACAGTGGTGTTGATGaaacggtttgattttgaaGTGATGTTGAAGGCGATTGAAACGTATAAGGTAACATATATGCCGGTGTCGCCGCCGCTTGTTGTGGCGATGGCAAAGTCGGATTTAGTAGCGAAGTATGATTTGAGTTCGCTGAGGCTGTTGGGGTGCGGTGGAGCCCCGCTCGGGAAGGAGGTTGCCGAGAGGTTCGTTGCTCGGTTTCCCAATGTGGAGATTGTACAG GGTTATGGCTTGACTGAGACAACAGGAACTGCTGCAAGATCGATGGGGCCTGATGAGGCCAAGCAATATGGGTCTGTTGGCCACCTAGCTGAGAATGTGGAAGCCAAGATAGTTGATCCCAAAACTGGAGAGGCTATGCCTCCAGGCCACCAGGGGGAGCTGTGGTTGCGAGGACCAATCATCATGAGAG